From the genome of Hyphomonas adhaerens MHS-3, one region includes:
- a CDS encoding NAD-dependent epimerase/dehydratase family protein, with amino-acid sequence MRLLLTGSTGWLGRHLAPRLAALGHEVTGLDVAPGPHTQVTGSVADRALIDQIFSNRGIEAVIHAGALHKPDIARFPARAFIDTNVTGTLNLLEAAVAAGHDRFVMTSTTSLMISQAVRDEVSEEAVWMDETYAPLAPRNIYGVTKLAAESLCRQVHGETGLGVVILRTSRFFPEDDDTHSDPPPENLKAIEFLHRRLTVEDAAEAHVVALEKAVEIGFGLYIASAPTPFTREDCAALKADAAGVVARYFPEAPDLFARKGWKLPASIGRVYDAARMERDLGFRCRTDFAAILNALKSGDPMPFAHDGGFVSPSTLGASLITGGA; translated from the coding sequence ATGCGGCTGCTGCTAACCGGATCCACTGGCTGGCTGGGCCGCCATCTTGCCCCACGGCTGGCCGCTCTCGGCCATGAAGTTACCGGGCTGGACGTCGCGCCCGGTCCGCACACACAGGTGACCGGAAGCGTGGCCGACCGGGCCCTGATCGACCAGATCTTCAGCAATCGCGGCATTGAGGCCGTGATCCATGCCGGCGCCCTGCACAAGCCAGACATCGCCCGCTTCCCGGCCCGCGCCTTTATCGACACCAATGTCACCGGCACACTGAACCTGCTGGAGGCCGCCGTCGCCGCCGGGCACGACCGGTTTGTGATGACATCCACCACATCCCTGATGATCTCACAGGCCGTGCGCGACGAGGTCAGCGAAGAAGCCGTCTGGATGGATGAGACTTACGCGCCGCTGGCGCCTCGCAACATCTATGGCGTCACCAAGCTTGCCGCCGAGTCTCTGTGCCGCCAGGTCCATGGCGAGACGGGCCTTGGCGTCGTCATCCTGCGCACCTCGCGGTTCTTCCCGGAAGACGACGACACCCACAGCGACCCGCCACCAGAGAACCTGAAAGCCATCGAATTCCTGCACCGCCGTCTGACGGTGGAAGACGCCGCCGAAGCGCATGTCGTCGCGCTGGAGAAAGCCGTGGAGATCGGCTTCGGCCTCTATATCGCCTCAGCGCCCACACCTTTCACGCGCGAAGATTGTGCGGCGTTGAAGGCCGACGCTGCTGGAGTGGTGGCAAGGTATTTCCCGGAAGCACCTGACCTCTTCGCCAGAAAAGGCTGGAAACTCCCCGCCTCCATCGGCCGGGTCTATGATGCCGCGCGGATGGAACGCGATCTCGGCTTCCGCTGCCGTACGGATTTCGCCGCGATCCTGAACGCCCTGAAATCTGGTGACCCGATGCCCTTCGCCCATGACGGCGGCTTCGTCTCACCCAGCACGCTGGGCGCGTCGCTGATCACGGGTGGCGCCTAG